The genomic segment TgaagtgccattttttcttcttcatgtgcattgtccgttccgaacgttggcaatcaacatggctattctgactttgtttacggcagatctgaatagttcagcagatgacaatccgaaccattgccgcaagttttggagccacgagtgtcttctcctccctggaccccttctgctgtctattttcccttgaacgatcagctgtagtgcCATTTACTGACCTTAAAATCGTTCTTCCATATTTTGGAGATCTTTCCCAAGGCAACTTTTGCTAGAttacatctacgttttatttcttcctataGTGATTCTAGGTGTGTGATCAATAATCCCAGATATATTGTTGTTTATTTCTCGGCTATTTATTGGTATTCTTTTTCCCATCCTTAAAGCGCTCTTCTTATAGTATGCTtcccatatatattaaataattatagagacaGTATACATCCTTATCAGACACCTTGTTTTGGATGGATTTCGTTTGAGAGTGTGTTAAGCAGTTTAACTGTTTCAGAATCCTGTTCATACAGTTCGTTATAAGCGAAATTAAGTGTTGTAGTACGCCTACTTCTTTTACTATCTGTCATAAGCTACATCTGTCGCTACTTGACCCTGTCGAACGCTTtgcaataatttacaaaacaaatGTGTAGTGGGTTATTAAATTTCctagatttttatattatttgtctTACGTTCAGAAAGTGTTCTCGAATACCACTACTTTGGTAATCCAATTTGCTCTTGGGGTATTTCTCTTCGTAGGAACGTTTTCAGTCTCTCATTGATTATGTGTAGCATTATCTTGCTGGCATGtgagataaaaagaaagaaaaacaaaaagaagaacacAATTTTGTAAAGAATAATTTATAATTCATTAGCTAACTAACAATATCTATGGcgtcataaaaaataaagatatattaaaagaaaaaagctatactagaaaaataaaaaaggcaacaatatgaaaataataagacCACATATTACATAAAAACTGTGAAAGCATACCAATGTGTATTTGTCAGAAATTTTTTTTGGTAATCTGGGGGTAAATAATTCAATAAtcacaataataaataaaagtaatatatttATTCTCTTAAAAGTCTACAAAATACATTATCACAGCTTAAAGCTAAGAACCATATGAGTAACTGCTTTGAGAAGCAGCTGAACCCGAATTGCCAGAACTTACCTGGGTTTCGTATGTGGCTTTATTTTGACTATAAGCATTCTTTAGATCTCCAACTCTAGCGACTTCTCCTTTCTGAACAATTTTTCCTACAGGGTAATCAAAACTGTAGAAGAATCCCTTTGGCGGTCCAGTAGAGCCTTCTTCTTCATCGTATTTTTTATCATATTGGCCTTCGTTGTCCCAACTTTTATCGTAATCACCGGAATTATCAACTTGGTTTGATTTGGAGATATCTGAGGGCTGGTACTGTCCAGATTGGTGGTATTGGCTGCCCTGTTGATATGATCCTGGTAGTTGATTTGCTCCACTTTGCTGGTATGCACCTTGTTGGTATGATCCTGGTTGTTGATTTGCTCCACTTTGTTGATATGTACGTTGTTGATACTGTCCGGGTTGTTGATATCCTCCTTGTTGACTGTGCTGGTTAAAGTTTGAAGCAACTGGAGTGTATTGACCAGATGGTTTGTTTTGAGTCGGATTTGCGTAAGAGTTTTGGCTTTCACTGTATGCTCCAGTGTAATCGATTTGATTaggattatttaatttttgaacagAACCTGAATATTTTCCTTGTTGACCCGGTTGTTGGTATTGACCAGTTGGTTGGTATTGACCAGTTGGTTGGTATTGACCAGATTGTTGGTGCTGACCAGAAGATTGCGATTGAGATGATTGATAATATTGACCTTGTGGAAGGGATCCTAGTGGTTGACCTAAAACAAGAATAAAAGGTAAATATAAGGAGTAAAGATTGTCGTAATAGCAGTTAATACAGAAGAATAGAACTACAAAAGCTTAGAAAAAGTTTTCTTGTGTTTAAAAATGTATGTATAAATCAAAGATATGGACCATGGTTTATAACTTAAAATACGTCAACACACAGATCTGCAGCTAATCTACAGTATATTTAAAACTAAGTAAAAATCTTGATGAGACTGTCTGGAGTAAGCTATATTTCAGATTATTACTGTGCATCAATTGCAGTGGAATGTTGTCCAACTTCTACgtttttaaagatttataataaaaCCGTAAAGCGctcatatatatatttttattatttcaaactaataaataagatccgtaaaatagtttcgaaacacaattccgataactgccttaatctgaaccttctataaatgcaaggtataacagacgctgataaagatgttaatagagacatggggaatctaaaatttgcattccacgacatgtctcctcagctaagcagaaatcgttagcgaattggtttcttgtactcatacagagtagatccgaataaaaataaaattaaagacagtcaagatttcctttcacgcaaaaatagtctatgtatctgttgatacgtatttcgctttaataaagctcatcagaacagttattcataggctttctcaacgtgaaaaataaatctattcctgtctttgtgaagcaacgataaaatggcttcgaaacggacgcaatagcgacatctaatattaaatccgtaaaatagtttcgaaacacaattccgataaatgccttaatctgaaccttctataaatgcaaggtataacagacgctgataacgatgttaatagagacatggggaatctaaaatttgcattccacgacatgtctcctcagctaagcagaaatcgttagcgaattggtttcttgtactcatacagagtagatccgaataaaaataaaattaaagacagtcaagatttcctttcacgtaaaaatagtctatgtatctgttgatacgtatttcgctttaataaagctcatcagaacagttattcataggctttctcaacgtgaaaaataaatcttttcctgtctttgtgaagcaacgataaaatggcttcgaaacggacgcaatagcgacatctaatattaaatccgtaaaatagtttcgaaacacaattccgataactgccttaatctgaaccttctataaatgcaaggtataacagacgctgataaagatgttaatagagacatggggaatctaaaatttgcattccacgacatgtctcctcagctaagcagaaatcgttagcgaattggtttcttgtactcatacagagtagatccgaataaaaataaaattaaagacagtcaagatttcctttcacgcaaaaatagtctatgtatctgttgatacgtatttcgctttaataaagctcatcagaacagttattcataggctttcaaCAGTATTTCATAGGAtttaatattagatgtcgctattgcgtccgtttcgaagccattttatcgttgcttcacaaagacaggaaaagatttatttttcacgttgagaaagcctatgaataactgttctgatgagctttattaaagcgaaatacgtatca from the Diabrotica undecimpunctata isolate CICGRU chromosome 1, icDiaUnde3, whole genome shotgun sequence genome contains:
- the LOC140431965 gene encoding uncharacterized protein, whose product is MKSLLFLFGFTSILSALLAADVRLVNLDPPEAQQQIEQQDQSLHYAPKVESNVPAVRYLGNEPHNVLEDIYLARQYHGQDGIGGYLYGYNIPDIAKTEKKVAGGDLRGAYNYINDDGTEIKVEYWDDGTGFHQIDNVPKILPKPIEESPEVKAEKDKFLARWHEEAERNQRPVASPYDANGNYASGPLSPQGQAEFKKMFENQPQGQYYQQSSSNSGVYQQNGQYQPAGQYQQTGQYQQTGQYHQSGQAKQGQPLGSLPQGQYYQSSQSQSSGQHQQSGQYQPTGQYQPTGQYQQPGQQGKYSGSVQKLNNPNQIDYTGAYSESQNSYANPTQNKPSGQYTPVASNFNQHSQQGGYQQPGQYQQRTYQQSGANQQPGSYQQGAYQQSGANQLPGSYQQGSQYHQSGQYQPSDISKSNQVDNSGDYDKSWDNEGQYDKKYDEEEGSTGPPKGFFYSFDYPVGKIVQKGEVARVGDLKNAYSQNKATYETQVSSGNSGSAASQSSYSYGS